AACACATCTCTTATGCCCTGGTTAATAAACCATTCATAAGAATCCTTCTGAATTTCAATCAGATTGGGGAATTCCAGAACGTTTTCGATTTTGGAGTAATTCATTCTCTCTACATTGCCGTAGCGGACCGGATGTACCACAAAAATCACCTCTTCTAAAAATTTACCTCATGGAAACCACCGATTCCTGCAGAAATCACTTTCGCTTTTTCTTTAGGACCGACCGATGTTTTCGTGCACAATTGCCAGTTATTTCACCTGATATTCTAAGAATATCTTGTAAAATATACTTATAAATAGGAACACTTTTCCATTAAAATGCGGTTATACCATATTATCATTAAAAGTCAAGATTGTCAACCCTTTTTTTCAAATTTTTTTCGATTGTGAAACTCTTTTTTTTATCCTGAAAACAAAATTTGTTAAAGTTGCACAAAAAAACAGAAAAATATCGTACAAATTTCAGTTGATTTTTTCAAACGGATATTGTATAATAAAACTATCATCAATCAAATACCGTTTCTCCCCAACCAAATCGGCTTTCGCCTCCACCGATGCTTGGCATCAAAGCGAAAGAATACGCATATTTTTGGATGAGAGCAAAGACCGATTTCCTGCGGGATTTGAATTTTGTATTTTATTGGATTGCAAAAAGACCAAAAAAGAGAGGATGAGTTCATTTGGACTACAATGTAAAAAACATCAGAAACATCGCATTGGCAGCACACGGCGGCTGCGGAAAAACCGCATTGGCAGAAGCTATGCTTCTTAATATGAAGGAAATTGACAGACTGGGTAAAATTGTGGACGGTAACACCGTAATGGACTATAACCCGGAAGAAATCAAACGCGGTATTTCAATCTCTACTGCAATTTCCAGCGGCGAATGGAAAGATACGAAAATTAATATTATAGATACTCCCGGATTCTTCGATTTTGAAGGTGAATTGGCTTGCGGTCTTCGTGCTGCAGATGCAGTGGTAATTTTGGTAAGCGGTAAATCCGGCGTTGGCGTTGGTTCTGAAAATGCATGGGACTACGCAGAACGAAAAAACATGCCCAAAATTATTTACATCAACGATATTGATGATGAACACGCAAACTACACACAGGTGGTAAATCAGTTAAAAGAAGTATTCGGTAAATCCGTTGCTCCTTTCTATGTACCCTTAAAAGTTGATAATTTCGTAACCGGTTATGTGGATTTGATTCACGACCGTGCAAGAGACTTTACCACCAAAGAAAACATTCCGATTACCGATCCTATGAGAGCTGCTTGTGCAGATATCAAAGACCAGATGTTTGAAGCAATCGCAGAAACCGATGAAGCTTTGATGGAAAAATATTTCTCCGGCGAAGAATTTACTTCCGAAGAAATTTTAACTGCCGTTAGAAAAGGTGTGGAAAACTGTGAAATCACTCCCGTTATGTTTGGTTCCAGTACCCATGACATCGGTATCAAAGGGTTATTGAATGCAATTAAAGACTATTTCCCCTCTCCCGATGAAGCAAAACCTGAAAAAGCTATCAACTTAGATACGGAAGAAGAAGTTGTTTTAGAAATGAAAGAATCTGATCCCACCAGATTATTCGTATTTAAAACCATTTCCGACCCCTTTATCGGAAAACTTTCTATCTTTAAAGTATTATCCGGTAAATTGACTGCCGATACCACCTTATATAATATCACACGTGATAAAGAAGAAAAAATCGGCAAACTGTACTTACCCAAAGGTAAAAAACAAGTAGAAACCAAAGAGTTGATCGCAGGGGATATCGGTTGTGTGGCAAAACTTGCCGTTACCAAAACCGGCGACACTTTGGCTGCTAAAAACGATAAATTAGAAGTTAAGAAAATTAAATTACCCACTCCTCACGTGAAGATGGCTATCATCTCCAAAGAAAAAGGAGACGAAGAAAAAATCGGTTCCGGTCTTTCCAAACTCCGTGAAGAAGATCCCACCATCAGCTATTATAATGATGCAGAAACCCGTCAGTTTATCTTATGTGGCGTGGGCGAACAACATTTGGAAGTGATCCAGAGCAAATTAAAAACCAGATTTGGTGTTGACTTTACGTTGCAGGAACCCATTGTTCCCTACCGCGAAAAAATCAAACGTAAAGTTTCCGCGGAAGGAAAACATAAAAAACAGTCCGGCGGTCACGGTCAGTTCGGTCATTGCTGGATTGAATTTGAACCCCACGAAGAAGACGATTTAATCTTTGGCGAAAGAGTTGTGGGCGGTGCCGTTCCCAAAAACTACTTCCCCGCTGTGGAAAAAGGGTTAAGAGAAAGTATCTTACACGGCGTGCTGGCAGGTTATCCTGTGGTTGGCTTGAAAGCGACTCTGTTTGACGGCTCTTACCATCCCGTTGACTCTTCTGAAATGGCGTTCAAGATGGCTGCTCATAAAGCATATATGAAAGGCTTAGCTGATGCAATGCCCTGCATCTTAGAACCCATTGGTTCCTTAAAGGTTATCGTTCCCAACGATTACATGGGTGACGTTATCGGTGATATCAACAAACGCCGCGGACGTATTATGGGTATGACTCCCGTAAACTCCAAGCTTCAGGAAATTGATGCAGAAGTGCCCATTTCCGAAATGGCAAAATACTCCACTGACCTGCGCTCCATGACTCAGGGCAGAGGTAAATTTGAATTTGACTTTGTTCGTTACGAAGAAGCTCCTGCAAACGTGGCTGAAAAAGTTATCGCAGACAGTAAGTTCGTACGTTCCGAAGAAGACTAATTTGGACAATCAATTTTGCGCAGAACATTTTATTATGAACGAAACAAACCCTCGACGTACCTTTGTACGCCTTCGGGCTTATGGGCTTCGCCTTTGTTTCGTTCATTCTGCATCAAAATTTCTTAGCCCAACAACTTACCAAGATTCAGTACCAAAAGACAAAACACCCGTCCGATTTCGGACGGGTGTTTTGTTACTATAATATAGTATAGAATTTTTCTGTAACTTTTCGTTATCTCTCCTTCCGTCTTTTGCTTTGCAAAAGCCACCTTCCTCATCAGAGGAAGGCAAGGAAGATATCTCTTACATCACACATTAAGTGTAACGGAAAAATGGATGCAAAATGGAGAAATCGGACCCGAAGCTGTATATTTTATACTGCGAGCGGGACGATTCATTCATTTGGCGCCATTTTTACTTACACTTCCCGGGACATTCTTTGCCGTCCCAACAATATGTGCAAACCTTACATTTGTCTAAACCGATAGATTCCACCATATCATCCAGGCGATGATATCTCAGAGTGGTGAAGCCCATTTCTTTGCGGATGGCTTCCACCATTTCTTTGTAGTTATCGTGGTCGGGGTTAGTGTAGGTTTCCATTGTTTTTTCATCCACGTTGTCGCCTTCTCTTAAAGCAATCATACGGCGGGCAATTAAGTCCATATCGGAGCCGGAACGGGAGAAATTCAGATATTTACAACCAAACATAATGGGAGGACAAGCAGGACGGATATGAACCTGTTTGGCACCTCTTTGATATAAGAAGTCGGCAGTTTCCCGAAGCTGAGTGCCACGAACGATGGAGTCGTCAATTAACACCATATCTTTGTTGCGGATCAGTTCTTCCACGGGAATCAGCTTCATTTTTGCAATTTTGTTTCGTTCGGTCTGCACCTGAGGCATAAAGGAACGCGCCCAGGTGGGAGTGTATTTAATGAAGGGTCTTGCAAAGGGAATTTCAGATTGGTTGGCATAACCGATGGCGTGGGGAGTTCCCGAATCGGGTACCCCTGCTACCATATGTGCCTGCACATCGTCACGCTTGGCAAGAAGTTCCCCGCATTTATAACGCATCTGTTCCACGTTTACCCCTTCGTAGGTGGAGGTGGGATAACCAAAATATACCCATAAGAAGCTACAGATTTTCATTTCTTCGCCGGGTGCTTGTAAGGTTTGAATACCGTCGGGAGTAACCAGGACGATTTCGCCGGGTCCCAATTCTTTTTCTTTGGTATATCCTAAGTTAAAATAAGCAAAGCTTTCAAAGGTGACACAGCGTGCACCGTCTTTTTTTCCGATGATTAAAGGAGTTCTGCCCACACGGTCACGAGCTGCATAGATGCCTTTGGTAGTCAGCACCAGCATAGACATGGAGCCTTCGATTTTTTCCTGTGCAAAACGAATCCCTTCCACAATGGAATCGCACTGGTTGATTAAAGAAGCCACCAGCTCAGTCTGGTTAATCTGACCGCCGCTCATTTCCAGGAAATGAGGATTCCCTTTGGAGAACGCCAGTTTTACCAATTCATCGGTGTTGTTGATTCTGCCCACGGTGGTGATGGCAAAATTGCCTAAGTGACTGCGGACAATTAAGGGCTGAGGGTCGGTGTCGGAAATACAACCGATGCCGAAATTTCCTTCCATTTCTTCTAAGTCACGACCGAATTTAATACGGAAAGGAGAGTTTTCAATGTTATGAATGGCTCTGTTGAAACCGTTTTTGCCCAAAACGGCAAGTCCGCCGCGTTTGGTGCCTAAGTGAGAATGGTAGTCGGTGCCGAAAAATAAGTCCAGTACGCAATCCGATTTGGATGCTACGCCAAAAATTCCACCCATATTTTAAATCTCCTTTTTTATTCAGATTTGCTCAACTTTTAAAAAAATACCGCATATTATCATACGATACTTGTATTATATACGATTTTTTTTAAAATTGCAACCCTATTTCCAAAAAAACACCCACGAATCTTTGGTAATTTCTCCGATGTTTTTTAGGAAAAACAGACAATTCTTAAAATAAGAACCCGACCCGATGACGCAATCAAAGATTGCGGTCGGTTGCCCCGGAACCTTGTTGTATTCACAATAAAAAACTCGCAAAAATATTTTTGCGAGTTTTTTCGTTGATTGATACATTTGTTAAAAAGAAAAAAATGATGCAGAATTAACAAACCGAGCCGCGAAGACGAAAAGATTCGCGGGTTATCCGAAGCTGTACAAAGGTACAGCGAGCGACGAGGTTTGTTGATAGCAAGAGATTCTTGCGGTCTGCGCTGTTTTTACTTTTTAAATGTGAAAAACTTCTGGAGCAAAAATGTGACAGGTACGCCGATTGCCGCCGCTAACACAGATGCAATGATGTTGTGCCATCCCAGAAGGTTATAAACGATAAAGACCACGCCATTCTGAATTAAAAAGTTGGGAACGGTTGCAATGGCATATTTTATCAATTTTCCCCATGCAAGTTTTTCACAAAAGGTGAAGTGGCTGTTTAACAGATAGGATACCAGAAAACCTGCAAGATATCCCACCACATAGGCAACATTTACCCCCAGTAACCCTGCCAGCAATGCGGACAGTACAATGGTGGTTAACGTGTTTATCACGCCGATTGCCACAAAGATGATAAAATCCTTTTTTAAGAAAAGATTTTTTATTTTTTCTAAAATTTTCATCTTACTTTACAATCAAGGATTTACCGGTCATTTCTTCCGGCTGGGGCAGTTCCATCAGTTCCAGCATGGTGGGGCAAACGTCTGCTAAGCATCCGCCTTCAGACAGTTTTAAATCCCCTGCTCCGCAAATGATAAAGGGCACTGCATTGGTGGTGTGTGCAGTTACGATGCCTTCTTCGTCGGAGAACATTAAGTCTGCATTACCGTGGTCTGCAGTAATCACCGCGATACCTCCTTTTGCCAATACCGCTTCCACAGTTTCTTTCATACATTCGTCCACTGCTTTTACTGCTGCGGTTGCTGCATCAAACACACCGGTGTGACCAACCATATCGCAGTTTGCATAGTTTAAGATGATTACATCGTATTTGTCGGAATTGATGCGGTTTAACACTTCGTCTTTTACTTCGTATGCAGACATTTCAGGCTGCAGGTCATAAGTTGCAACTTTGGGAGATGCAATTAAGGCTCTGTCTTCACCGTCAAATTCTGCTTCCACGCCGCCGTTAAAGAAGAAGGTAACGTGTGCATATTTTTCGGTTTCCGCAATTCTTAACTGTTTTAAACCTTTATCGGAAATATATTCCCCAAAAGTATTTTTTAAGCTCTGGGGTTTATATGCAACAGATACGTTGGGCATAGTTGCATCGTACTGGGTCATACAAACGTAGAATAAGGGGAAGAAGGTTCTGTCAAATCCTGAAAAATCTTCATCCACAAAGGTACGGGTGATTTCTCTTGCTCTGTCGGGACGGAAGTTAAAGAAAATCACGCTGTCATTTTCGGAAATGGTTTTTGCACCGTCAATCACGGTGGGCAGAACGAACTCGTCCACCACTTCTTTTGCATAAGATGCAGTGATTGCTTCGTCTGCAGAAGATGCGGTTTCGCCAACGCCTTTTACCATAGCACTGTATGCTTTTTCCACACGTTCCCAACGGTTGTCTCTGTCCATTGCGTAGTATCTGCCCATAATGGTGGCAATTTTACCTACGCCGATTTTTTTCATTTCGTCTTCCAACTGTGCTAAATATTCTTTTGCGGAAGAAGGAGGAACGTCACGGCCGTCTAAGAAGCAATGCACATACACATCGGTTAAACCGTTTTTCTTTGCCATTTCCAGTAAGCCGTATAAATGGGTGTTGTGGCTATGCACACCACCGTCGGACAGTAAGCCCATCAAGTGCAGAGCGGTGCCGTTCTTCTTGCAATTTTCCATTGCAGCTAAAAGAACATCATTTTGGAAAAAATCGCCGTCTTTGATGGCTTTGGTGATACGGGTTAATTCCTGATATACGATTCTTCCTGCGCCGATATTGGTGTGACCAACTTCAGAGTTTCCCATCTGACCGTCGGGCAGGCCAACTGCCATACCGCTGGCATCAATTAAGGTGTTGGGATATTTTTCTAATAAGGTATCGATATATTTATTGGGAACGGCTTTGATGGCGTTACCCTTTTCTTCGGGGTTGTAGCCGTAACCGTCCATAATCAGTAATGCGATAGGTTTTTTCATACCGTTTTCCTTTCTCTTGGAAAATGGCAAGTGTTTTTTGATATCACTTGCCATTTTCTTGGATTGTTTACAAATATGTTTCGTCTTCTGATGCGGACATCAGATAATTGAGCGACATTCGCCCGATAGGGGGCACCCGCCGTTTCTGAGATGGAAATTTTTCGCAAGAGAAGGCAAAAGCACAGCAAATACTTTGTGTATTTGCGAGCATTTTAACGCACTATTGCGTAAAATTTACTCACAGAAACCGAATACGAGTTCAATTTTCTGATGTCTTACTTACAAGCGTTGATGATAGTAGTAAAATCTTCGCCTTTTAAGGAAGCACCGCCGATTAAACCGCCGTCAATGTTGGGCATAGCCAGTAAACCTGCTGCATTTTTCGCATTCATGCTGCCGCCGTATAAGATTTTGATAACGTCAGCAACGTCAGCGGAATACAGGTCAGCTAAACATGCGCGGATGAATGCACAAACTTCTTCTGCCTGTTCGTCAGTTGCGGTTTTGCCGGTACCGATTGCCCAGATGGGTTCGTAAGCAACAACCACTTTTTTCGCATCGTCAGCAGAAATACCAGCGAAAGCTTTGATAACCTGATCTTTAATCAAATCGTTGGTGATACCTTTTTCACGGTCTTCTAATTTTTCACCCACGCAAACAACGGGGATGATGTTTTTTTCTAATGCTTTGATGGTTTTTTTGTTAACGGTTTCATCGGTTTCTGCAAAGTATTCTCTTCTTTCGGAGTGACCGATAACAACATAGGTAACACCTAAGTCTAATAACATATCTGCGCTAACTTCACCGGTGTATGCACCGCTTTCCATAAAATGCAGATTCTGTGCACCGATGTTTAATTTGGTGCCTTTTGCAGCTTCCACTGCGTTTGCAATACAAACGAAGGGAACGCAAGCCAAAACGTCACAGTTTGCACCGTCAACTGCACCTTTAAAGGAGTTGATCAGTTCTGCGGTTTCGGAGGGTTTTTTATTCATTTTCCAGTTGCCTGCAATTAATTTAGTTCTCATTGTATAAATCTCACTTTCTATAAATTATGCTATACGCAAAAATTATGCTGTACGCAGTACCTTATTTATCGTTTAAGCAATCGATACCGGGCAGAACGATACCTTCCAAGAATTCTAAGGAAGCGCCGCCACCGGTAGAGATGTGGGTAACTTTATCGCCGAAGCCAAACTGTTCCACAGCTGCTGCAGAGTCACCACCGCCGATGATGGAGATGGAATCGCTCGCTGCAATTGCTTCTGCCACGGAGATGGTACCTTTTGCAAAGTTGGACATTTCAAATACGCCCATAGGTCCGTTCCAGATAACGGTTTTTGCATTTTTTACAACGTCGGAGAATAATGCGATGGTTTTTTCACCGATGTCCAAACCTTCCCAGTCAGCGGGAATTGCTTTGGAATCAACGGTTTTGAAGTTTGCATCGTTGGAGAAGCCGTCTGCAACAACGGTGTCAACAGGCAGATACATTTTTACATTTTTTGCTTCTGCTTTTGCCAGCAGTTCTTTTGCTAAGTCTAATTTATCGTTTTCGCAGATGGATTTACCGATTTCATAGCCCTGTGCTTTTAAGAAGGTGTATGCCATACCGCCGCCGATGATTAAGGAATCAACTTTTTCAATCAGGTTGTTGATCACGCCGATTTTATCGGAAACTTTTGCACCGCCTAAAATTGCAACGAAAGGTCTTTCGGGGTTGGATAATGCTTTACCCATGATGTCGATTTCTTTCTGAATCAGGTAACCGCAAACTGCAGGTAAGTAATCAGCAACACCTGCGGTGGAAGCGTGTGCTCTGTGTGCGGTACCGAATGCATCGTTTACATAAACTTCTGCTAAAGAAGCCAATGCTTTTGCAAATTCGGGATCGTTCTTTTCTTCTTCTTTATGGAAACGAACGTTTTCTAAGCAGATTACGTCGCCGTCTTTCATATCAGCTACTAATGCTTTTGCGCTGTCGCCAATAACATCTTCAGCTAATTTTACTTCTTTGCCTAAGATTTCGGATAATCTTTTGGTAACGGGAGCTAAGCTATATTTCATATTGAATTCGCCCTTGGGTCTGCCCATGTGAGAGCACAGAATTACTTTTGCGCCCTGACCCATTAAGTATTTGATGGTGGGTAATGCACCGTTGATTCTGTTTTCGTCGGTGATATTTTTGTTTTCATCCAGGGGAACGTTAAAGTCACAACGAACCAGGACTTTTTTGCCTGCTACCTGAATATCTTCGATAGTCTTTTTCATGAGAGTGTGTCTCCTTCTGTCTTATATAATATAAATTTTTATGCATTCCAAACAAGCAGACAAAATCTGCCATATACTATATTACTACATTTTTTTATAATTTTCAAGTGGAAATTTTAATTTTTTAAAATTTTGTTACCATTTTATCAATATTTTGGTTTCGGGACAGAAAAATTATACAAAAGTCCCGAAAAAACAGCGTGTATTTTTACACCTTTTCTATTGATTTTTTTGGGAAAATCTGTTATAATAAAACCAACTATGTAATCAATACGAGGATGCTATGAGAAAATTCACCGTTAACCGCAATGATGCGGGCTTACGACTTGATAAATTCATCAAAAAAGTGCTGAAATTTGCTCCCGATTCGCTGATCTATAAATACCTTCGCAAAAAACGGATTAAAGTGAACGGCAAAAAGGAAGAAATCTCCTATAAATTAACTGAGGGAGACGTGCTGGAATTCTACGTGAATGACGAGCTGTTTTTTGATGCCGAGGAAAACGAAAATTCTTTCTTAAAAATCAAACCTGACTTAGATATTGTGTATGAAGATGAAAATATTATGCTTCTGCACAAAAAAGTGGGGGTTGTGGTACATACCGACGAGAAGGAAAATTTCAATACTTTAATTTCTCACATTCTCTCCTACTTATACCAAAAAGGTGAGTATAACCCCGACGAGGAGCTCTCCTTCCGCCCTGCCCTTTGCAACCGCATCGACCGAAACACGGGCGGCATTGTGATTGCTGCAAAAAATGCAGTGGCACTAAGAGCA
This is a stretch of genomic DNA from Oscillospiraceae bacterium. It encodes these proteins:
- a CDS encoding elongation factor G; this encodes MDYNVKNIRNIALAAHGGCGKTALAEAMLLNMKEIDRLGKIVDGNTVMDYNPEEIKRGISISTAISSGEWKDTKINIIDTPGFFDFEGELACGLRAADAVVILVSGKSGVGVGSENAWDYAERKNMPKIIYINDIDDEHANYTQVVNQLKEVFGKSVAPFYVPLKVDNFVTGYVDLIHDRARDFTTKENIPITDPMRAACADIKDQMFEAIAETDEALMEKYFSGEEFTSEEILTAVRKGVENCEITPVMFGSSTHDIGIKGLLNAIKDYFPSPDEAKPEKAINLDTEEEVVLEMKESDPTRLFVFKTISDPFIGKLSIFKVLSGKLTADTTLYNITRDKEEKIGKLYLPKGKKQVETKELIAGDIGCVAKLAVTKTGDTLAAKNDKLEVKKIKLPTPHVKMAIISKEKGDEEKIGSGLSKLREEDPTISYYNDAETRQFILCGVGEQHLEVIQSKLKTRFGVDFTLQEPIVPYREKIKRKVSAEGKHKKQSGGHGQFGHCWIEFEPHEEDDLIFGERVVGGAVPKNYFPAVEKGLRESILHGVLAGYPVVGLKATLFDGSYHPVDSSEMAFKMAAHKAYMKGLADAMPCILEPIGSLKVIVPNDYMGDVIGDINKRRGRIMGMTPVNSKLQEIDAEVPISEMAKYSTDLRSMTQGRGKFEFDFVRYEEAPANVAEKVIADSKFVRSEED
- a CDS encoding amidophosphoribosyltransferase, with amino-acid sequence MGGIFGVASKSDCVLDLFFGTDYHSHLGTKRGGLAVLGKNGFNRAIHNIENSPFRIKFGRDLEEMEGNFGIGCISDTDPQPLIVRSHLGNFAITTVGRINNTDELVKLAFSKGNPHFLEMSGGQINQTELVASLINQCDSIVEGIRFAQEKIEGSMSMLVLTTKGIYAARDRVGRTPLIIGKKDGARCVTFESFAYFNLGYTKEKELGPGEIVLVTPDGIQTLQAPGEEMKICSFLWVYFGYPTSTYEGVNVEQMRYKCGELLAKRDDVQAHMVAGVPDSGTPHAIGYANQSEIPFARPFIKYTPTWARSFMPQVQTERNKIAKMKLIPVEELIRNKDMVLIDDSIVRGTQLRETADFLYQRGAKQVHIRPACPPIMFGCKYLNFSRSGSDMDLIARRMIALREGDNVDEKTMETYTNPDHDNYKEMVEAIRKEMGFTTLRYHRLDDMVESIGLDKCKVCTYCWDGKECPGKCK
- a CDS encoding GtrA family protein produces the protein MKILEKIKNLFLKKDFIIFVAIGVINTLTTIVLSALLAGLLGVNVAYVVGYLAGFLVSYLLNSHFTFCEKLAWGKLIKYAIATVPNFLIQNGVVFIVYNLLGWHNIIASVLAAAIGVPVTFLLQKFFTFKK
- a CDS encoding 2,3-bisphosphoglycerate-independent phosphoglycerate mutase, with protein sequence MKKPIALLIMDGYGYNPEEKGNAIKAVPNKYIDTLLEKYPNTLIDASGMAVGLPDGQMGNSEVGHTNIGAGRIVYQELTRITKAIKDGDFFQNDVLLAAMENCKKNGTALHLMGLLSDGGVHSHNTHLYGLLEMAKKNGLTDVYVHCFLDGRDVPPSSAKEYLAQLEDEMKKIGVGKIATIMGRYYAMDRDNRWERVEKAYSAMVKGVGETASSADEAITASYAKEVVDEFVLPTVIDGAKTISENDSVIFFNFRPDRAREITRTFVDEDFSGFDRTFFPLFYVCMTQYDATMPNVSVAYKPQSLKNTFGEYISDKGLKQLRIAETEKYAHVTFFFNGGVEAEFDGEDRALIASPKVATYDLQPEMSAYEVKDEVLNRINSDKYDVIILNYANCDMVGHTGVFDAATAAVKAVDECMKETVEAVLAKGGIAVITADHGNADLMFSDEEGIVTAHTTNAVPFIICGAGDLKLSEGGCLADVCPTMLELMELPQPEEMTGKSLIVK
- a CDS encoding triose-phosphate isomerase, whose product is MRTKLIAGNWKMNKKPSETAELINSFKGAVDGANCDVLACVPFVCIANAVEAAKGTKLNIGAQNLHFMESGAYTGEVSADMLLDLGVTYVVIGHSERREYFAETDETVNKKTIKALEKNIIPVVCVGEKLEDREKGITNDLIKDQVIKAFAGISADDAKKVVVAYEPIWAIGTGKTATDEQAEEVCAFIRACLADLYSADVADVIKILYGGSMNAKNAAGLLAMPNIDGGLIGGASLKGEDFTTIINACK
- the pgk gene encoding phosphoglycerate kinase, with product MKKTIEDIQVAGKKVLVRCDFNVPLDENKNITDENRINGALPTIKYLMGQGAKVILCSHMGRPKGEFNMKYSLAPVTKRLSEILGKEVKLAEDVIGDSAKALVADMKDGDVICLENVRFHKEEEKNDPEFAKALASLAEVYVNDAFGTAHRAHASTAGVADYLPAVCGYLIQKEIDIMGKALSNPERPFVAILGGAKVSDKIGVINNLIEKVDSLIIGGGMAYTFLKAQGYEIGKSICENDKLDLAKELLAKAEAKNVKMYLPVDTVVADGFSNDANFKTVDSKAIPADWEGLDIGEKTIALFSDVVKNAKTVIWNGPMGVFEMSNFAKGTISVAEAIAASDSISIIGGGDSAAAVEQFGFGDKVTHISTGGGASLEFLEGIVLPGIDCLNDK
- a CDS encoding RluA family pseudouridine synthase; translation: MRKFTVNRNDAGLRLDKFIKKVLKFAPDSLIYKYLRKKRIKVNGKKEEISYKLTEGDVLEFYVNDELFFDAEENENSFLKIKPDLDIVYEDENIMLLHKKVGVVVHTDEKENFNTLISHILSYLYQKGEYNPDEELSFRPALCNRIDRNTGGIVIAAKNAVALRAVNEAIKQNETEKKYLCLVNGFLKKKEATMTAYHYKDEVKKQVFVSDHKKDGYKEMITRYRVLKETNLHNCPVSLVEVHLITGRTHQIRAHFAHIGHPLIGDGKYGRNETNKKFNAKYQYLYAYRFRFTLKDKENPLYYLNGRIFEIDKIPFMEWEGLKK